Proteins co-encoded in one Arachis stenosperma cultivar V10309 chromosome 7, arast.V10309.gnm1.PFL2, whole genome shotgun sequence genomic window:
- the LOC130939651 gene encoding uncharacterized protein LOC130939651, which translates to MTVAEYTSKFKELCHFSCICQGAPEDFAEWKCIKYERGLQSDILSFVAPMEIRVFSELVNKSRVAKNCVRKATAEKGSLRVPFQRPSRRNFAPRGRNFKHGGFVPQQTQGQSNYRRLNTNVNQGRRFGKQPQQDLNCQRCGRYHPGVPCRVGLGVCYSCGQPGHMATNCPEKKKYETGRVQQPGRVYTTSTIGASHSFIAFEKAYELGLRMVVLGYDLKVYNATHEAMVTRIGCPQVLFRVQQREFVHDLICLPMTGLDLILGLDWLSKNHVLLDYSEK; encoded by the exons ATGACTGTTGCTGAGTATACTAGTAAGTTTAAGGAGTTGTGTCACTTTTCTTGTATCTGTCAAGGGGCACCAGAAGATTTTGCCgaatggaagtgtattaagtatgagAGAGGTCTTCAGAGTGATATTCTGAGCTTTGTTGCCCCAATGGAGATCAGGGTGTTTTCTGAATTAGTGAATAAGAGTAGGGTGGCTAAGAATTGTGTGAGAAAGGCAACAGCAGAGAAAGGGAGTTTGAGGGTGCCTTTTCagagaccttcaagaagaaaCTTTGCTCCGAGAGGTAGGAATTTCAAGCATGGAGGCTTTGTTCCACAGCAGACTCAGGGTCAAAGTAATTACAGAAGGCTGAATACCAATGTTAATCAGGGAAGaaggtttgggaagcagccaCAGCAGGATCTGAATTGTCAGAGGTGCGGAAGGTATCATCCTGGAGTTCCGTGTAGAGTAGGACTTGGAGTATGCTATTCCTGTGGACAGCCCGGACATATGGCCACTAATTGCCCGGAAAAGAAGAAGTATGAGACTGGAAGGGTGCAGCAGCCAGGGAGAGTATACACTACTTCTACCATAg GAGCAAGTcattcatttattgcatttgaaAAGGCCTATGAGTTAGGATTGAGAATGGTGGTTTTAGGTTATGATTTGAAAGTATATAATGCTACTCATGAAGCTATGGTGACTAGGATAGGATGTCCACAAGTTCTCTTTCGAGTACAACAGCGTGAATTTGTGCATGATTTGATTTGTTTGCCTATGACTGGTCTTGATCTCattttgggattggattggttatccaAGAATCATGTTTTGCTTGATTATTCTGAGAAGTAA
- the LOC130939652 gene encoding uncharacterized protein LOC130939652 produces the protein MKSPGCIKDVQRLAGRLTSLSRFLGASATKALPFFNLMKKGIAFEWTPACEEAFRHFKEILAAPPVLGKPKDGEPLYLYLAITGEALAAVLVREERRAQQPVYFVSRALQGAELRYSKLEKLALALLTSSRRLKQYFQGHQVVVRTDQGIRQVLQKPNLAGRMMTWSIELSQYDIRYEPRQAIKAQAMADFLVEVTGDPTEETSTRWKLHVDGASNQTSRGAGIILESPVGVVYEQSIRFEFPVSNNQAEYEALIGGLTLAAEVGATRLEICSDSQVVTSQVNGSYQARDSLLQKYLEKVKNLSQRFEEVTVHHVPRERNTRADLLSKLASTKPGESNRSLIQGMTREPVVTLHLSRLGSSWLDPITNFLENGKLPDDEKDAAKLRREVAKYAVIQGQLFKKGLNQPLLKCLHPDQTDYVLREVHEGCCGHHIGGKALARKLIRAGYY, from the coding sequence ATGAAGAGCCCAGGTTGTATCAAGGACGTCCAAAGATTGGCAGGGCGACTGACCTCGTTATCCCGGTTTCTCGGAGCGTCGGCAACAAAGGCCCTACCCTTCtttaacctcatgaagaaagggataGCGTTCGAATGGACACCGGCATGCGAGGAAGCCTTTCGgcacttcaaggaaatcctggCGGCACCCCCTGTGCTCGGGAAGCCAAAGGACGGGGAGCCATTATATCTATACCTTGCCATAACAGGAGAAGCCCTGGCCGCAGTTCTAGTGCGAGAAGAAAGGAGGGCTCAACAACCAGTCTATTTCGTGAGCAGAGCCCTGCAAGGGGCAGAATTAAGGTACAGCAAACTAGAAAAGCTAGCTCTAGCACTCTTGACCTCCTCACGGAGGTTAAAGCAATACTTCCAAGGTCACCAGGTTGTCGTAAGAACGGACCAGGGAATCCGACAAGTACTCCAAAAACCCAATTTGGCGGGAAGGATGATGACCTGGTCCATTGAGCTTTCCCAATACGACATACGATACGAAccccggcaagccatcaaggcgcaGGCGATGGCAGATTTTCTAGTAGAAGTAACGGGAGATCCAACCGAAGAAACGAgcacacggtggaagctccacgTGGACGGAGCCTCTAACCAGACGTCCAGGGGCGCCGGGATCATTCTGGAAAGCCCGGTCGGAGTCGTATACGAGCAGTCGATCAGGTTCGAATTCCCCGTTtcgaacaaccaggcagaatacgaagcgcTCATAGGGGGCTTAACCCTAGCAGCGGAAGTCGGAGCAACAAGGCTGGAAATATGCAGCGATTCGCAGGTCGTTACCTCCCAGGTAAACGGGAGTTATCAGGCCAGAGACTCATTATTACAAAAGTACTTGGAAAAAGTCAAGAACTTAAGCCAAAGGTTTGAGGAGGTCACGGTCCACCACGTGCCCAGAGAGAGGAACACACGGGCGGATCTCCTATCAAAATTGGCCAGCACCAAACCGGGAGAAAGCAAccggtctctcatccaaggcatgACGAGGGAGCCAGTGGTCACCCTGCATCTGTCAAGGCTGGGCTCTtcatggctagaccccatcaccaACTTCCTAGAAAATGGCAAACTCCCCGACGATGAAAAGGATGCCGCGAAACTGAGAAGGGAAGTAGCCAAATACGCGGTCATTCAAGGACAGCTATTCAAGAAAGGGCTCAACCAGCCCCTACTGAAGTGCTTACACCCCGACCAGACGGACtacgtcctcagggaagtccaTGAAGGCTGCTGCGGACACCACATAGGAGGCAAAGCCTTAGCAAGAAAGTTAATCCGAGCTGGATACTACTAG
- the LOC130939650 gene encoding uncharacterized protein LOC130939650 yields the protein MAPYEALYGRKSQSPLCWYETGERSLLGPEMIAEMTEQIKKIRSRMLTAQSRQKSYDDQRRKPLEFEEGEHVFLKVILTTGVGRAIKTKKLNSCDIGPFEILKRIRPVAYRIALPPYLSNLHNVFHVSQLRKYTLDASHVLEPEPIQVREDLTLPVIPVRIDDTNIKRLRGKEVSLVKVAWSRAGIEEHTWELESDMQKDCPHLFSETKLSASREGKDENFAENPYDGSDPRNFSVRAPIAAPFAATHPPRRALNFYRNNFTGSN from the exons ATGGCTCCATATGAGGCTCTGTATGGCAGAAAATCTCAATCTCCGTTGTGTTGGTATGAAACTGGAGAAAGGAGTCTATTAGGGCCTGAGATGATAGCTGAAATGACTGAGCAGATAAAGAAGATTCGTAGTCGAATGCTTACAGCCCAAAGCCGCCAAAAGAGCTATGATGACCAGAGGCGAAAGCCTTTGGAATTTGAAGAAGGAGAACATGTCTTTCTGAAGGTTATACTAACCACTGGGGTAGGAAGAGCTATTAAGACTAAGAAACTGAATTCCTGTGATATTGGACCGTTTGAGATCCTGAAGAGAATTAGGCCAGTGGCTTATAGAATTGCCTTACCACCGTATCTTTCAAATTTGCACAATGTGTTCCATGTGTCACAGCTTAGGAAGTACACTCTTGATGCAAGTCATGTTCTGGAACCAGAACCAATCCAAGTGAGAGAAGATCTAACACTTCCAGTAATTCCAGTGAGAATCGATGATACTAATATTAAACGATTACGCGGAAAGGAAGTATCATTGGTAAAAGTAGCTTGGAGTCGAGCTGGTATCGAGGAACATACATGGGAGCTCGAATCAGATATGCAAAAGGACTGTCCACATCTCTTTTCAG AAACGAAGCTTTCAGCTTCCAGGGAAGGGAAGGATGAGAACTTCGCCGAAAACCCTTACGATGGTTCCGATCCCCGTAACTTCTCCGTccgagctccgattgccgcaccgtttgcaGCCACGCATCCACCGCGTCGAGCTCTAAATTTCTACCGGAACAATTTTACTG gatccaattag